GCAACGGCCAGTGGGTCGCTTCTTCATCGCCGTCGTCTTCTTCGACCCCCGCCACCACCATGGGGGCCCCCTCGGGCGCCGATTGCACGATCATGGCCTGACAGCCGCCACGCTCGTTTTGCAAGCTGGCAATGCGGGTGAGAAGGGCGGGAACAGCGTCGCCGCTGGCCGACTTCAGCTGCTCGAGAATCGCCGCGTCGGGAGTCGCAATCGCGGCGGGGTTAGCGGCATAGCGCCCCCACACAAACGCGAAAATCGTGAGTAAAACGGCAAGGCCCCAGCCTGCCCTGCGAAGTGAGCTCATGATCGATAGTCTATCACGCTGCAGCACGCATCGCTGAGGGGATCTCCGCTGCCTGGCCTAGTCCCTCACTGCCTTGCCAGGAGCTGAGAGTACGTTAAACTTAATCAAGTCCTCAATTGCTGTAAGTGCTTACACACTAAGGAAAATCGAACAGGTGTTTGCTGGCTAGCGAGTCGTTGTGGCAGAGCTAAGTCCACCCGCAGGGAGGGGCTTGGAAGCCTTGGGACAAGCATGCTACGGGCTAAGGTTGCTGCTCCTAGCTGCGTAGATGTTCAGGATTGCCTAGACTGCCAGGTCCACTGGCCATGCTGGGCTCGCAAATCGCCACTCGCTGGATTACATCGGCCCAGATCGGCCGCTACGATCTGGTTAACGGCTCTTCGCAGCCCACTAAGCGGCTCTGCTGGCTTTGGGGCCGCTGCACTCGCGGTGGCGGCTGCGACTCACTACTAACACCCTGCCCTGAATCCCTTCGAACATATTTCAGGACAATAAAGAGACTTGTCATGGGACGAAATTTCGAGAATCGCAAGAACGCCATCTTCAAGACGGCAGCTCAGAAATCGAAGCTGTATTCAAAGTACGGCAAGCAGCTGTACGTCGTCGCCAAGAACGGTGTGGCCGATCCCGATGTCAATCCGGCGCTACGGAGCATGATTGAAAAAGCGAAGCGCGATCAGGTTCCCGCGCATGTGATTGAGAAAGCGATTCAGAAGGCGCGCGGCGTGGGTGGCGAAGACTTTGTGTCGGCCCGCTACGAAGGGTTTGGACCGGGTGGTTCGCTCGTGATCGTCGACTGCCTGACCGACAACAATCAGCGCACCATCTCGGAAGTTCGCAACTGCTTCACGAAGACCGGTTCGAAGATGGGCGCGAGCGGCTCCGTCGTCATGTCGTTCGATCACCTCGCCGTCCTCTCGTTCAAAGGGGATAACGAAGAGCAAGTGCTCGAAGCCTTGCTAGGAGCGGATGTCAACATCGACGAGATCGAAAGCAAAGATGGTCACCTGACGATTTTCGCCCCCGCAGGTGAGTTCTATAAAGCCAAGACCGCGCTCCTGGAAGCGTTTCCCAAAATCGAGCTCGATGCCCAGGAAATCACGTTCCTCGCGCAGACCAACAAGACCCTCAGCGCCGAAGACCTGCCGATGTTCGAGAAGCTGATCAATATGCTCAACGACTGCGACGATGTGCAGGACATCTATCACAACGTCGACCTCCCCATCTCGTCGTAGAGTGTCGCTCGATCAGAGTCCCGCTCTGTAGCCGATGTGAAACCATCGTGGATCAAACCGTAGGGCAGGCACCCAGCCTGCTAGAACGACAAGAGTGCTCTCCCCTGATCGTGATCAGTTAAACCAGAATCCAAATCCGATCAGATTCAGCCCGTTAAACTGGCGGTTCAGCTGCTCGATCATCTCGGGCTCGACAAACTTGGTGAGCGGCCCCTTCTCGAGATACGGGGTCGCTGCGGTCCCTTGAACCCACAAGATAATGTCGATCTCTTTGGCCTCGAGAAAGGCCCGCTTCACGTTGATGCCGCGCTCTTTGTCGGTGCCGCGCCAAAACGGAACCAGCCGCTCTCCTTGAAGCACGAGCTCGACCTCATCCACGGCGGTTAACCACGTTCGCATCATGTCGGCTGTCACTGGAATCCCGAGCACACCGGTCTGTTTGGGACTGGGTATCCACTCCCGGTCGTCGTCGGTTTCGGCGTCGTAGTGCGACCACATTTCGCGCGACATCTGGCACATCGAAAGCAGGTGCCCATGTGCTGCCTGCATTCGCAGTGGCTCTTTGATCGGGAAGCGAAGCACCAAGTGAATCGTGGCGATGATGTCGGAAAGTCGGCGACGATCCCACCAAAACGGCCCGTCGACATCGAGCGGCTCCCGATCTTCGAGCAGAAACGTGTGCGGCGTGTCGACTTTTTCGAAGACCCAGTGCGCGGTGCACTCGAACAGAGGCTGACTATCGATCGCCAGCAGCACCTCTCCGATGGCCGCCAGAAAATGACAATAGCCACGCAGCCAGCAAACGTCCCCTCGATCGAAAGCGATCTCCAGCGTATCTACGGCTGGAGCACGGCCATTCCATTGCTCGAACAAGAACGCTCCGTTTACCGGCCGCTTGAGGCCGAAGAGATCGATTTTGATTTTCGCCACATCGAGCGGAAACTTAAGCTCCTTGTCGGTGACCATGGCGAGCGTTGCCTGAGCGCGATTCATATCCTCGACAAATGTCAGGACGATCTTGCGAGCGGCTACGTAGTCGATCTTCTCGGGCGCGGGATTTTGCGGCCAGATCGCGCGGATTTGAGGGTTCGGCCGGACGAACGAACGTTCGGTCCTGAGTCCATAGCGATAGAGACTTTGGCCCACATGCTCGTAGGCCATCAGGAACTGCGTGACGCCGAGACTAAAGCGCGCCTGATCGTCGCCGGGCATCTCTTCCAAGTGCTGCTGGAGTGCCACCGAGCAGTCTAAGAGGCGTCCCTCCGACAGGTGTTTTTCGACATCGGGCCGCGCGGCCCAGCTGGTGCTCGTAGCCAGCAGACACAGCAGCATCAGCCCAAGGGTAGTGATCCAGCGCATGGTAAAAGTCCTTTCACCGGCTTCTGTCGACTGACGAAGGGGATCGTCATGCTTTCCGCTAGTTGCATTGTGATGCAGCAGCTGTGCACTGTCATGAAGATTTTTCGAAGCGACGCAAACTCACGGCAGTTGGCGACGACTTCCGTTGCTTCGTCGCCATCCATCCTGTACAGTGACCCTGTCTAGTGGCTTAGCCACCAGTGGACTAGGCCACCTGCCGAATGGGTCCGCGAAACGCACCTGCCCTCCGCAGGGTCTTGAGGGAAACCAAGTCTTTATGGAAACCAATCTCGAGCGCAGCCCGGTCTACTTGCAGCTGCACGATCGGCTCCGCACGGCACTGACCGCCGAGTATCAGCGGGGGGATCAGTTTTTGACCGAGCGCGAAGTGGCCCAGCGCTTTGAAGTGAGCCGAGCGACCGCCAACAAGGCACTGGCGAGTTTAGTCTCGGAAGGGCTGCTCGAGTTTCGCCGAGGCATTGGCACCTTCGTACGGCGCGACGTGATTGCCTACGATGTCCGGTCGCTCGTGAGTTTCACCGAGAAGGCGCTCGCGGCGGGGAAAGTTCCGGCCACTGAGGTCCTGACCTTTCGCAAAGTCGCGGCTGCTGATGTCGACCCAGCGATCTGCACGCTCCTGAAGCTCGCGCCCGACGCGGATTCCGGCGCGAACGTGCTGCTGTGGCATGTGGAGCGTAAACGACTCGCCGACCGGGTTCCCGTAATTCTCGAAATGCGCTACATCGTCGAGCGGCTTTGCCCCAAGCTGACCCACGCTCAGGCGGAAGGTTCGCTCTACCGTGCATGGACCGATAAACACAGCCTGGCGATTGGTGGTGCCGAAGAAGTGATTCGCGCTGTCATCACGACAACGTCGGAATCGCGTCATTTGAATACCAAACCCCGCTCCCCAGCGCTCGAAGTCACTGCGGTGGGTTATCTCGTCGACCAGACGCCGCTTTGGTGGGAACGGACCCTCTATCGCGGCGATCAGTACGAGTTTCAAAGTCGACTCGGTCCGATTCAGTCAGCCACTCCCGCGCGGGGCCAATTTCGGAGCTAACGCGCGTCGGGCACCGCTGCTTCACTCACACCTTTCTCAAGCCTCTCGAAAGCCAGCCATGAAGTACACCTATCACGAACTCGCCAAGATGATCGATCATTCGCTCCTGCATCCCACAATGACCGATGCCGACCTGATCGAAGGATGCAAGCTAGCGGCCAAGTACGAAGTCGCATCGGTTTGTATCAAGCCGTACGCAGTGAAATTGGCGGCTGAACTGCTCGCCGGAAGTGGCGTGGTGGTCGGTGCAGTAATCGGATTTCCGCACGGTAATTCGGCCACCGAATCGAAAGTGTTCGAGACATCAATTGCCTGCCGCGATGGGGCGACGGAAATCGACATGGTGATCAACATCGGTAAGGCGCTCGGTGGTGAGTGGGACTATGTCGAGGCCGATATCCGCGCGGTTTGCGACGAAGCACATCGTCACGGGGCACGCGTCAAAGTGATCTTTGAAAACGATTATCTGACAGCAGGTGGCGCGGGACTTTCGAGCGACGATTTCAAACGCCGACTCTGTCAGCTTAGCGAGCGCGCGGGGGCTGATTGGGTGAAAACTTCCAGCGGCTATGGCTTTATCAAACAGCCGGATGGGAAGTACAGCTATCAAGGTGCCACCGAGCACGATCTCGCGCTGATGCGCGCCAGCTGCT
This window of the Pirellula staleyi DSM 6068 genome carries:
- a CDS encoding YebC/PmpR family DNA-binding transcriptional regulator, whose translation is MGRNFENRKNAIFKTAAQKSKLYSKYGKQLYVVAKNGVADPDVNPALRSMIEKAKRDQVPAHVIEKAIQKARGVGGEDFVSARYEGFGPGGSLVIVDCLTDNNQRTISEVRNCFTKTGSKMGASGSVVMSFDHLAVLSFKGDNEEQVLEALLGADVNIDEIESKDGHLTIFAPAGEFYKAKTALLEAFPKIELDAQEITFLAQTNKTLSAEDLPMFEKLINMLNDCDDVQDIYHNVDLPISS
- a CDS encoding GntR family transcriptional regulator; translated protein: METNLERSPVYLQLHDRLRTALTAEYQRGDQFLTEREVAQRFEVSRATANKALASLVSEGLLEFRRGIGTFVRRDVIAYDVRSLVSFTEKALAAGKVPATEVLTFRKVAAADVDPAICTLLKLAPDADSGANVLLWHVERKRLADRVPVILEMRYIVERLCPKLTHAQAEGSLYRAWTDKHSLAIGGAEEVIRAVITTTSESRHLNTKPRSPALEVTAVGYLVDQTPLWWERTLYRGDQYEFQSRLGPIQSATPARGQFRS
- the deoC gene encoding deoxyribose-phosphate aldolase, whose product is MKYTYHELAKMIDHSLLHPTMTDADLIEGCKLAAKYEVASVCIKPYAVKLAAELLAGSGVVVGAVIGFPHGNSATESKVFETSIACRDGATEIDMVINIGKALGGEWDYVEADIRAVCDEAHRHGARVKVIFENDYLTAGGAGLSSDDFKRRLCQLSERAGADWVKTSSGYGFIKQPDGKYSYQGATEHDLALMRASCSPQVQVKAAGGVRDLDGLIRVRDLGASRCGATATAAMLDEYRRREAAEKSGASVAVTEGVIGTGSY